CGCAGATCCAGTCCGCATAGGGCCCGTGGTCGGTGACCAGGTACACCTCGCCCCCGTCCCGGAGCCGGGACGCGACCAGGTCCTGGAAGGCCCTTCCGAAAAGACGCCGGCCCTCGTGCCGGTCCTTGGGCCAAGGGTCCAGGAACAGGGCCACCACCCGGTCCACCGACCGGGGCGCAGCCACCCGGTGGAGCACGAACCGGGCGTCGGCCAGCACGCCCCGCACGTTCGCACACCCCGCCCGGGCGGCCCGCTCCAGGGCCCGGGCCAGCCGACCCCACTGGAGCTCCAGGCCCAGGTAGTTCCGGTCCGGGTGGGCGGCCGCCTCCCGGACCAGGCGCTCCCCCGTGCCCGGGCCGATCTCGATCTCCACCGGGCCGGGCCGGCCGAACAGGGCCGCCCAGTCCTGGGGCCGGCCCAGCCGCCACCACGGCACGAACCCCTCGGGCACCGGGAAGAACGTGCGCCGGCTGCCTCCCACGTCAGCCGGCTCCCTTCAGGGCCTGGGGGGAGAAGGTCTCACCGGTGTCGCTCGGCAGCTCGAAGGGGGGCAGCGGGTCGCCGGGTTTCAGCATGGCGAGGCTCCTATGGATCGGCTCGGGAAGACGCGCATCATACCCCAGCCGGATCGTCCGGCCCAAGACGCTTGAGGAAGCCCGGGCGCTCGTGGTACAGGATGCGGCCTTTCGGGGGAACTTCGTCCCCGGCCTGCGGTCGACGGTCTTCGGTCCCTGGCAGGGCAAGAGGGTCTCCCCAGCCCGGGCCGCCCGGCGCCAAGGGAGCGGCTTCGGCGCGTGAGGGCACGCGCCGAAGCGGGCCGAAGGCCCCAGACCAACGACCGTAGACCGACGACCGAATTACATGAAGGACCTCTCCATGCGATCCTACGAGTCCCGATACCGCGACCTCACCCCCCGTTCCTCGGCCCTGGACGAGCGGGCCCGGGGCCTGCTGCCCGGGGGCATCAGCCACAACCTGCGGCGGTTCGACCCGTACCCCCTGTACGCGGCCCGGGCCGAGGGGGCCCGGGTGCTCGACCCCGACGGCAACTCGTACCTGGACCTGTGGATGGGCCACTACGCCCTCGTGTTCGGCCACGCCTTCCCCCCCGTGCGCCGGGCCGTGGAGCAGGTGCTGGCCGGGGGATGGCACTTCGGCATGCCGGTGGAGGCCGAGGTGGTGCTGGCCGAGCGGCTGCGCCGCGCCGTGCCGGCCATGGAGAAGATGCGGTTCTGCACCAGCGGCACCGAGGCCACCATGTACGCGGTGCGCCTGGCCCGGGGGTTCACCCGGAAGCCCTGGGTGCTCAAGGCGGCCGGGGGGTGGCACGGCGCCAGCACCGATCTGTCGTTCGCGGTGAAGCCACCGTTCCGGGGCGCCGAGGGCCCGGGCCTGCTGCCGCCCCGGGAGCAGGGGGTGGACCTGATCGCGTTCAACGACGTGGAGGCCACCGAGCGGGTCGTGGAGGCCCACCGGGGAGGGATCGCCGGCATCATCGTGGAGCCCATGCTGGGCTCGGGCGGGTTCCTGCCGGCCGACCCGGCTTACCTGCGATACCTGCGGGAGGTGTGCGACCGCGAAGGGGCGGTGCTCATCTTCGACGAGATCATCACCGGGTTCCGGTTCCGATACGGAACCCTGGCCGACGCCTACGGGGTCCGACCCGATCTGACTACCCTGGGGAAGATCGTGGGCGGGGGGTTCCCCCTGGGCGTGTACGGGGGCCGACGCGAGGTCATGGACGCGGCCGACCCCCTCCAGGCCAAGGCGCCGGACCGGCCGGTGTTGGTGGGCGGGGGCACGTTCAGCTGCCACCCGGTGACCCTGGCCGCGGCCCTGGCCACCCTGGAGGCCCTGGAGGCGTCCCGGGCCGAGCTGTACCCGGCTCTTGAGGCCCGGGGCGAACGCCTGCGCCGAGGGGTCGAGGAGCGGTTCGCGGCCGCGGGCGTGCCGGCCGCCTGCACCGGCCGGGCGAGCCTGTTCATGACCCATCTGCTGCGGGGCGGCGACCGGGACCTGCGCACGCCGGCCGACCTGGCGGCCAAGACCTTCTCGGCCGCCAAGGACCGGGAGCTTCGGCTAGCGCTCCTCGCCCACGGGGTGTTCGCCGTGCACGGCGGGGGGGCGCTCTCGGCCGCCCACGGCGAGCCCGAACTCCAAGTCCTGCTCGAAGCCTACGCCCGCGCCGCCGAGGACCTGGCCCGGGAGGGGTTCGAGCAGGGCTGAGATCCCCGGCCCGCGCGCCGCCGCACAAACGAAGGCCCCCGACGCCGGGGGCCTTCGTCGCTGTCACGGCCTACAGTCCCAGAGCCATAGAGCGCCCCGCGGGCGCAGGACTCTCCATCATCCGGGACGACCGATGGGGGTGGATCTTCGCAACACCGGTGGGCCAAACGCCCGGTGTTCGGCGCGCACGGCGCGCCCTATGGGGTTGCCCGGATTGACGGAAAGCGGAGAGGCTGGCATATATTTTGGTATATACCAGCTTCGGGCGCGGAGGATCCCCATGCAAACGGCAAAGCTGTTCCGAAACGGGCGGAGTCAGGCGGTTCGGCTGCCGAAGGCGTTCCGGTTCGCCGGGGAGGAGGTGTTCATCAAGAAGGTGGGGGGAGTGGTGTTGCTCATCCCCAAGGGCGATCCCTGGGGCGAGCTGGTGGGGAGCCTCGATGGGTTCACAGAGGACTTTATGGAGACCCGGCACCAGCCGGATCAGCCCGACCGGGAACCCCTGTGATCCGGTATCTGCTCGACACGAACATCTGCATCTACGTCATCCGGGAGAAGCCCGAGGGGGTCATACGGCGGTTTCGCCGGCTGCCCGTTTCGAGCGTGGCGATCTCCTCGATCACGTTGAGTGAACTCGAATACGGCGTCGAGAAGAGCTCCCGGCCGGTTCAAAACCGATTCGCCTTGCTCCGGTTCCTGGCCCCCCTGGAGATCCTGCCGTACGGCGCCGACGCGGCCCGCGTCTACGGCCGCATCCGGGCGCACTTGGAGCGGCAGGGCACGCCCATCGGCGCGCTCGACACCCTGATCGCGGCTCAGGCCCTCTCGGCTGGCTGCGCGCTGGTGACGAACAACGAACGGGAGTTCCGCCGGGTGCCGGGCCTCCGGGTGGAGAACTGGGCGGCTTAGCGCCGCTCCACCCGCCGGAACCCGCCGGCCTCGATCACCGCAACGCCCGGCTCCAGGGCGGCGTCCAGCAGAAGGTTCAGGCCCAGGTTGTCCGAGGCGATGTGGCCGGCCAGCACCACGTTGAGGTGGTGCTTCTTGGCCTCCTCCACGTGCTCCTTGGAGAGGTGCATGCCCACGATGGTGGACACCTCGGTGGCCTGGGCGAACTTCTGGTACATCTCCTTGGCCCCCTCGGTGCCCCCGGTCATGTCCACGAAGATCTTCCCGGCCCGCGCCTTCTTGTCACCGGCCACGATCACCGGGCCGGCCTGGTCCCGTCGGGCCTCCTGGTACTCGGGGATGGCATGGAGCAGGTCGAGCACGTCCCCCAGGGTGCGGGGCTGCTCCCGGTCGAAGAGCTCCGTCAGGAACGTGGCCACGCAGTTGTCGGCCGGGGTGTGCACGCACACCAGGGGCACGTCCAGGAGCCGGGCCGCGTCCACCGCGCGCTGGTGGTTCACGGGCTGGATCCGCTCCGACACCTCCCGCAGCCGGGGACCCAGGATCCCCTCGGCCTGGCCCACGGGCACCCCCAGCCCGGCGTGGATGCCGGCCTGGATCCGCATGACCTCCGGGAGCTGGGCCAGGGCGTGGCCCCGGGGATGGTGGGCCACCACGGCGTCCACCGGCCGGCCCTTCTCCCGGAGCCGGTCGGCCAGCAGGATCTCGTCGCCCTCCACGTCCACGGCCACCATCACGGCCCGGAGCTCGGCGGCCGGGTCGCCGTGGAGGATCCGGGTGTCGGCGTAGGGGTTTTCGAGGCGCTCCCGGTCGAAGAACTCCCGGTCCTTCTCCGGAAGCTCCTCCCACTCCTTGGCCGCGGCCCTGAGGTCGGCCTCGGCCTCGGCCCGGCCCCGGGGGTCCTGGTCCATCCCCTTCTCCACGGCCCTGCGGTACAGGTCTACGAGCGTCATGGGTTCGTCCCTCCGCGTAACGGGTTCGGCGAGAAGCTCGCCGCCAGTATGCCTGGTCCGGCACCTCGGACAAAAGGCCCCATTCGGGTGGGTTTCTTGACCGACCCCGGGGCGTCTCCTAGAATTTGGGCCCTCGGCCCGTTGGGCGGCCGGGCAGCTTGGCTGCCCCTGGCTCCCGGCCTTGCGCGGGCGCGGCGCCCCTGCCCGGGCCTTGCGGCCCGGGATCGCGACCGCATGGCCGGTCCTACACACAGGGGCTTGAGGGGGCTTTCGAGGGTTTCTCTGTCGGGCGCGGGGTTTCGCGCCCCTTCCGGGAACGGCTCCATGCGCATCGTGCTCGCCCTCCTTCTCTCGATCCTTCTCGCCGCTCCGGCCGGGGCGACGGACCGGATCCGGGTGGTCACCACCCTGCCCGACCTGGCCGACTGGGTGCGGGAGATCGGTGGCGACCGGGTGGAGGTCCGCTCCCTGCTCACGGGCCTCGAAACCCCCCACACCTACGAGCCCCGGGTGTCCGACGTGAAGGCCGTGGCCGGGAGCCGGGTGCTCGTGATGGTGGGCCTGGGGCTCGAGGAGTGGGTGAAGGGGCTGGTGCAGAACGCGAGGAACAGCGAGCTGATCCTGGTGGAGGCGGCCCGGGGGGTGCCGACGATCCAGGGGGACGACCACGACGGCGGGGCGGGCAACCCCCACGTCTGGCTCGACCCGGCCCGGGCCGAGACCATGTGCCGGAACATCGCCCGGGCCCTCGAGAGGGCCGACCCGTTCGCCGGCGACTACTACGAGGTCCGCTTCCAGGCCTACCGGGACCGGCTCCGGCAGACCGCCGAACGGATCCGGGCCCGGGTGGCGGGCCTTCCGGACCGGCGGTTCCTGGCCTACCACCCGGCCTGGCCCTACTTTGCCGAGGGGCTGGGGTTCGAGCTGGTGGGCACGGTGGTCGAGCAGCCGGGCCGTCAGCCCTCGGCCCGGGCCCTGGCACGGCTGATCGACCGGATCCGCTCCGAAGGCATCCGGGTGCTCGTGACCGAGCCGCAGCTTCCCTCCAAGCTCCCGGAACTCCTCCACCAGGAGACCGGGATCCGGGTGGTCACGCTGAGCCCGTTGCTGGGGGCCTCGCCCGCCCAAACCTACCTGGAGCTCCTGGAGCGCAACGCCCAGACCCTGATCGAGGCGCTCGCCGAGGAGCCGCCGTGACCTACCTGCCCTCGGCTCCGGACCCGGCCGTCCGGTTCGAGCGGGCCACCGTGGCCTACGACGGCACCCCCGCCCTGGAGGAGGTCACCCTGGAGATCCCCGCCGGCGCCCTGGTGGGCGTGATCGGGCCCAACGGGTCGGGCAAGACCACGTTCCTCAAGGCGATCCTCGGCCTCGTCCCCCCGGTCCAGGGACGGATCTTCGTGGGGGAGGAGTGCTGCCATCACCTCAAGCGGATCCGCCGGGAGATCGGGTACGTGCCCCAGGCCTCGCGGGTGGACCCCAACGCGCCGTTCCGGGTCCTGGACGTGGTGCTGATGGGCCTCTACCCGGGGCTCGGGCCCCTGCGCCGGCCGGGCCGGGAGGGGCGGCGCAAGGCCCTGGCCGCCCTGGAGGCGGTGGGCATGGAGGGGTTCGCCCTCCGGCCGGCCGGCCAGCTCTCGGGCGGGCAGCTCCAGCGGGTGGCCATCGCCCGGGCCCTGGTTCGCGACCCCCGCATCCTGCTGCTGGACGAGCCGTTCACGGGCCTCGACGTCCGGAGCCAGCACGCCGTGCTGGACCTGGTGGTGCGCACCCACCGGCAGCGCCGGCTGACCACCGTGCTCGTCACCCACGACGTGAACCTAGTGTACCCCCACCTGGACCGGGTGCTCGCCCTGAACCGGCGGGTGTACGCCTACGGCCCCCCGCAAGAGGCCCTGGTGCGGGAGACCCTGGAGCGAATGTACGGCGCCGAGGTGCAGGTGCACGAGGCCGGCGGCCGGCCGTTCGTGTTCGCCGGGGACCACCACCATGGGTGAGATGTTCTCCTACGCCTTCGTCCAGCGGGCCCTGCTGGCGAGCCTGCTGGTGGGCACGGCCTGCTCCCTGGTGGGGGTGTTCGTGGTGCTCCGGGGCCTGGCGTTCATCGGCGCGGGCATCGCCCACGCCGCGTTCGGGGGGGTGGCCCTGGGGTTTCTGCTGGGGTGGAACCCGCTCGTGACGGCCGTGGGGTTCTGCGTGGCCACGGCCGGCGCCATCCACGCCACCAGCCAGGCGGGCCGGATCCGCATGGACGCCTCGATCGGCATCTTCTACGCCCTGACCATGGCCCTGGGCATCCTGTTCGTGGGGCTCATGAAGACCTACGACGCCCGGCTCTACGGGTACCTGTTCGGCAACATCCTGTCGGTCACGGCCACGGACCTGCGGATCATCGCGGCCCTGACCCTGGCGGTGGCCGCCACCGTGATCGTGTTCTTCAAGGAGTTCCAGCTGCTGTCGTTCGACCCCGAGGTGGCCGAGGCCCTGGGGCTCCCGGCCGGGCGGTACTCGTTCGTGATGCTCGTGCTCGTGAGCCTGACCATCGTGCTCAGCCTGGACGCGGTGGGCATCCTGCTGGTGTTCGCGCTGATCGTCACCCCGGCCTCGGCCGCCTACCAGCTCACCTACGACTACCGGGCGCTGTTCGTGCTCTCGGTCCTGTTCGGAAACCTTTCGTGCTTCCTGGGGCTGGTGCTCTCGTACGGGCTCGACGTGCCCAGCGGGGCCACCATCGTGCTCACCGCCACGGGGCTCTTTTTCGTGTGCCTGGCCCTCTCGCCCAAACGCCGGGGAGGACGCCCATGACCCTCACCGACCGCGCCTGGTCCGAGCTCCAAAGGATCTTCCCCCCCGACCGGGTCAGCCGGGGCCCGTCGGTGCTGGACCTGCACAGCCGGGACGAGTCGTTCCACGAGCCCTGCCGGCCCGAGGCCGTGGCCTGGCCCACCACCACCGACGAGGTACGCCGGGCCGTGGCGTGGGCCGGGGAGCACGCCGTGCCGGTGACCCCCTGGGGCGCCGGCACCAGCATCGAGGGCAACCCCATCCCGGTCCGGGGCGGCCTGGTGCTCGACTTCGCCCAGATGAACCGGATCCTGGAGGTGCGGCCCGAGGACTTCCTGGTCACGGTGGAGCCGGGGGTGCTCTACACCGACCTGAACGTGGAGCTGAACCGCCGGCGCACCGGCCTGTTCTTCCCCCCGGACCCGGGGGCAGCGGCCAGCGTGGGCGGCATGGTGGCCAACAACGCCTCGGGCATCCGCACCGTGCGCTACGGGCCCACCCGCCGGTTCGTGAAGCGCCTGGAGGTGGTGCTGGCCGACGGCCGGGCGGTGGAGGTCGGGACGCTCGCGCCCAAGACCTCGTCGGGGCTCGACCTGGTGGGGCTGTGGGTGGGCAGCGAGGGGACCCTGGGGGTGTTCACCCGGATCGTGCTGGAGCTCGCGCCCCTGCCCCCCGAGGTGCTCACGGCCCTGGTGCCGTTCGCCGACGCCGAGCCGGCCACCCGGGCCGTGGCCCAGATCATGGGCTCGGGCCTGGGGGTGGCCGCCTGTGAGTTCCTGGACCGCCACACCGTGCGGGTGGTGGAGCGGGCCGCCCGGCTGGGGCTGCCGGACCGGCCGATCCTGTTCCTGGAGTTCCACGGCACGAGCCGCCCGGGGCTGGAGGCCGACGCCCGGCTCGTGGAGGAGATCTGCCGGGTCGAGGGGGCCGAGTCGTTCGAGGCCGGTGTGGGCGCCGACGAGCGCGCCCGGCTGTGGGAGGCCCGGCACCGGGCCTACCGGACGATCCGAGAGGCCCACGTGGGCGAAGGGATCCTGATCGT
This is a stretch of genomic DNA from Deferrisoma camini S3R1. It encodes these proteins:
- the vapB gene encoding type II toxin-antitoxin system antitoxin VapB encodes the protein MQTAKLFRNGRSQAVRLPKAFRFAGEEVFIKKVGGVVLLIPKGDPWGELVGSLDGFTEDFMETRHQPDQPDREPL
- a CDS encoding NGG1p interacting factor 3 protein, NIF3, giving the protein MTLVDLYRRAVEKGMDQDPRGRAEAEADLRAAAKEWEELPEKDREFFDRERLENPYADTRILHGDPAAELRAVMVAVDVEGDEILLADRLREKGRPVDAVVAHHPRGHALAQLPEVMRIQAGIHAGLGVPVGQAEGILGPRLREVSERIQPVNHQRAVDAARLLDVPLVCVHTPADNCVATFLTELFDREQPRTLGDVLDLLHAIPEYQEARRDQAGPVIVAGDKKARAGKIFVDMTGGTEGAKEMYQKFAQATEVSTIVGMHLSKEHVEEAKKHHLNVVLAGHIASDNLGLNLLLDAALEPGVAVIEAGGFRRVERR
- a CDS encoding metal ABC transporter permease; this encodes MGEMFSYAFVQRALLASLLVGTACSLVGVFVVLRGLAFIGAGIAHAAFGGVALGFLLGWNPLVTAVGFCVATAGAIHATSQAGRIRMDASIGIFYALTMALGILFVGLMKTYDARLYGYLFGNILSVTATDLRIIAALTLAVAATVIVFFKEFQLLSFDPEVAEALGLPAGRYSFVMLVLVSLTIVLSLDAVGILLVFALIVTPASAAYQLTYDYRALFVLSVLFGNLSCFLGLVLSYGLDVPSGATIVLTATGLFFVCLALSPKRRGGRP
- the vapC gene encoding type II toxin-antitoxin system tRNA(fMet)-specific endonuclease VapC, which encodes MRYLLDTNICIYVIREKPEGVIRRFRRLPVSSVAISSITLSELEYGVEKSSRPVQNRFALLRFLAPLEILPYGADAARVYGRIRAHLERQGTPIGALDTLIAAQALSAGCALVTNNEREFRRVPGLRVENWAA
- a CDS encoding FAD-binding oxidoreductase produces the protein MTLTDRAWSELQRIFPPDRVSRGPSVLDLHSRDESFHEPCRPEAVAWPTTTDEVRRAVAWAGEHAVPVTPWGAGTSIEGNPIPVRGGLVLDFAQMNRILEVRPEDFLVTVEPGVLYTDLNVELNRRRTGLFFPPDPGAAASVGGMVANNASGIRTVRYGPTRRFVKRLEVVLADGRAVEVGTLAPKTSSGLDLVGLWVGSEGTLGVFTRIVLELAPLPPEVLTALVPFADAEPATRAVAQIMGSGLGVAACEFLDRHTVRVVERAARLGLPDRPILFLEFHGTSRPGLEADARLVEEICRVEGAESFEAGVGADERARLWEARHRAYRTIREAHVGEGILIVDAAVPRSRYPELAARARQILDRRGLTGYIFGHAGDGNLHCLILGRMGDEALWASIHEANAEIVETALTLGGTATGEHGVGLGKRRFQRREHGTGLDLMAEVKRLLDPQGILNPGKIFPED
- a CDS encoding metal ABC transporter substrate-binding protein, whose protein sequence is MRIVLALLLSILLAAPAGATDRIRVVTTLPDLADWVREIGGDRVEVRSLLTGLETPHTYEPRVSDVKAVAGSRVLVMVGLGLEEWVKGLVQNARNSELILVEAARGVPTIQGDDHDGGAGNPHVWLDPARAETMCRNIARALERADPFAGDYYEVRFQAYRDRLRQTAERIRARVAGLPDRRFLAYHPAWPYFAEGLGFELVGTVVEQPGRQPSARALARLIDRIRSEGIRVLVTEPQLPSKLPELLHQETGIRVVTLSPLLGASPAQTYLELLERNAQTLIEALAEEPP
- a CDS encoding metal ABC transporter ATP-binding protein, with the translated sequence MTYLPSAPDPAVRFERATVAYDGTPALEEVTLEIPAGALVGVIGPNGSGKTTFLKAILGLVPPVQGRIFVGEECCHHLKRIRREIGYVPQASRVDPNAPFRVLDVVLMGLYPGLGPLRRPGREGRRKALAALEAVGMEGFALRPAGQLSGGQLQRVAIARALVRDPRILLLDEPFTGLDVRSQHAVLDLVVRTHRQRRLTTVLVTHDVNLVYPHLDRVLALNRRVYAYGPPQEALVRETLERMYGAEVQVHEAGGRPFVFAGDHHHG
- a CDS encoding aspartate aminotransferase family protein; this translates as MRSYESRYRDLTPRSSALDERARGLLPGGISHNLRRFDPYPLYAARAEGARVLDPDGNSYLDLWMGHYALVFGHAFPPVRRAVEQVLAGGWHFGMPVEAEVVLAERLRRAVPAMEKMRFCTSGTEATMYAVRLARGFTRKPWVLKAAGGWHGASTDLSFAVKPPFRGAEGPGLLPPREQGVDLIAFNDVEATERVVEAHRGGIAGIIVEPMLGSGGFLPADPAYLRYLREVCDREGAVLIFDEIITGFRFRYGTLADAYGVRPDLTTLGKIVGGGFPLGVYGGRREVMDAADPLQAKAPDRPVLVGGGTFSCHPVTLAAALATLEALEASRAELYPALEARGERLRRGVEERFAAAGVPAACTGRASLFMTHLLRGGDRDLRTPADLAAKTFSAAKDRELRLALLAHGVFAVHGGGALSAAHGEPELQVLLEAYARAAEDLAREGFEQG